In Kitasatospora gansuensis, a genomic segment contains:
- a CDS encoding IS5 family transposase yields MSADRGGYPSDLTDDQWALVEPLLPPARVGPKGGRREKHPRRWIVDAIFYVVRTGCAWRQLPNDFAPWPTVYWYFTWWHDDGTVERIHDALRGRVREADGREAEPSAGLIDSQSVRTADTVPATTRGFDAGKKVKGRKRFIVTDTLGLLLAVHVVAANVQDRDGARRPLLWTRLDHPGVRKVWADQGFAGRLVEWTAQILGRDLEIVRKDPDQRGFQVQPKRWAVERTFSWLIAHRRLARDYETSPARSETMIRWAMIGIMVRRLTRGRPATRPGPRPLVGSASR; encoded by the coding sequence GTGAGTGCTGACAGGGGTGGGTATCCGTCGGATCTGACGGATGATCAGTGGGCATTGGTGGAGCCGTTGCTGCCGCCGGCTCGGGTGGGACCGAAGGGTGGTCGGCGGGAGAAGCATCCGCGGCGGTGGATCGTGGATGCGATCTTCTACGTGGTGCGGACCGGGTGTGCCTGGCGGCAGCTGCCGAATGACTTCGCGCCGTGGCCGACCGTGTATTGGTACTTCACGTGGTGGCACGACGACGGCACTGTCGAGCGGATTCACGATGCTTTGCGTGGGCGGGTCCGGGAGGCCGACGGTCGGGAGGCCGAGCCGAGTGCGGGACTGATCGACTCGCAGTCCGTGCGGACCGCCGACACCGTGCCGGCCACGACCAGGGGATTCGACGCGGGCAAGAAGGTGAAGGGCCGTAAGCGGTTCATCGTCACCGACACCCTCGGCCTGCTCCTGGCCGTCCACGTCGTCGCGGCCAACGTCCAGGACCGTGACGGCGCCAGACGGCCGCTGCTGTGGACCCGGCTCGACCACCCCGGCGTCCGGAAGGTCTGGGCCGACCAGGGATTCGCCGGCCGCCTGGTCGAATGGACCGCCCAGATCCTCGGCCGCGACCTGGAGATCGTCCGCAAGGACCCCGACCAGCGCGGCTTCCAGGTCCAGCCCAAGCGGTGGGCGGTGGAACGCACATTCTCCTGGCTCATCGCCCACCGGCGCCTCGCGCGGGACTACGAGACCAGTCCGGCTCGATCGGAGACCATGATCCGCTGGGCAATGATCGGCATCATGGTCCGCCGACTCACCCGAGGCCGGCCAGCCACCCGCCCAGGCCCGCGCCCGCTCGTGGGCTCCGCATCCCGATAA
- a CDS encoding TnsA-like heteromeric transposase endonuclease subunit, which translates to MEATVSFRGHGGGIEECSWASVAPASLQIAHPWRTFRWYRDQKHYSGTYWSATMRDHVIYESRLELSRLLFADFDPSVRAVVAQPFLLQTVLEGKTRRHIPDYLLLTGPVPVVVDVKPLQRLSKPEVAFTFDWTRRAVESRGWEYEVWSEPPAAELENIRFLAGYRRDWLFKPEILEALREADLDGLPLGQAMRCLPDHPEPQVRSTLYHLLWKQTFVTDLDQPLGPSRILRRSA; encoded by the coding sequence ATGGAAGCGACTGTCAGCTTTCGTGGGCACGGTGGCGGGATTGAAGAGTGCTCATGGGCGTCTGTGGCGCCGGCGTCGCTGCAGATAGCTCATCCGTGGCGGACGTTCCGCTGGTACAGGGACCAGAAGCACTACTCGGGCACCTACTGGTCGGCGACGATGCGCGATCACGTGATCTACGAGTCACGGCTTGAGTTGTCGCGTCTGCTCTTCGCCGATTTTGATCCGTCTGTACGCGCTGTTGTGGCCCAGCCCTTTCTGCTGCAGACGGTGCTGGAGGGGAAGACGCGTCGGCACATCCCGGACTATCTTCTGCTCACCGGGCCGGTGCCGGTGGTTGTCGACGTCAAGCCGTTGCAGCGGTTGTCCAAGCCGGAGGTGGCGTTCACCTTCGACTGGACTCGGAGGGCGGTGGAATCCCGGGGATGGGAGTACGAGGTCTGGAGCGAGCCTCCGGCCGCAGAGCTGGAGAACATCCGGTTCCTCGCGGGCTACCGCAGGGACTGGCTGTTCAAGCCCGAGATTTTGGAAGCGCTGCGGGAAGCGGATCTTGACGGGCTTCCTCTTGGACAAGCCATGAGGTGTCTGCCGGATCATCCGGAACCTCAAGTCCGTTCCACTCTCTACCATTTGCTCTGGAAGCAGACTTTCGTCACCGATCTCGACCAGCCTCTCGGCCCTTCGCGCATCCTGCGGAGGTCAGCGTGA
- the dnaB gene encoding replicative DNA helicase, which translates to MTGPQYDDHDAPPPEDDWQPSDDAFPPGPADFPDGPGDRLPVSRKSEGGFGGGGGGNFGKGNFQRGGKRKDSAGSDSAEERAGSDAFERVPPQDLAAEQSVLGGMLLSKDAIADVVEVLKPLDYYRPAHELIHSAILDLYARGEPADPITVASELTKRGELVRVGGPGYLHTLVNSVPTAANAEYYAQIVHERAVLRRLVEAGTRIAGMGYAAEGDVDEIVNAAQAEIYAVTEQRTSEDYAPLADIMEGALDEIEAIGSRQGQMSGVPTGFADLDALTNGLHPGQMIVIAARPAMGKSTLALDFSRACSITNGLPSVIFSLEMGRNEIAMRLLSAEARVALHHMRSGNMTDDDWTRVARRMPDVTAAPLFIDDSPNLSMMEIRAKCRRLKQRQDLKLVVIDYLQLMQSGGSRRAESRQQEVSDMSRNLKLLAKELEVPVIALSQLNRGPEQRTDKKPMVSDLRESGSIEQDADMVILLHREDAYEKESPRAGEADLIVAKHRNGPTATITVAFQGHYSRFVDMTRDVT; encoded by the coding sequence GTGACCGGCCCCCAGTACGACGACCACGACGCCCCGCCGCCGGAGGATGACTGGCAGCCGTCCGACGACGCCTTCCCCCCGGGCCCGGCGGACTTTCCGGACGGCCCCGGCGACCGGCTCCCGGTCAGCCGCAAGAGCGAGGGCGGCTTCGGCGGCGGTGGCGGCGGCAACTTCGGCAAGGGCAACTTCCAGCGCGGTGGCAAGCGCAAGGACTCCGCCGGCTCCGACTCGGCCGAGGAGCGGGCCGGCTCGGACGCCTTCGAGCGGGTGCCGCCGCAGGACCTCGCGGCCGAGCAGTCCGTGCTCGGCGGCATGCTGCTCTCCAAGGACGCCATCGCCGACGTGGTCGAGGTGCTCAAGCCGCTCGACTACTACCGCCCGGCCCACGAGCTGATCCACAGCGCCATCCTCGACCTCTACGCCCGGGGCGAGCCGGCCGACCCGATCACCGTCGCCAGCGAGCTCACCAAGCGCGGCGAGCTGGTCCGGGTCGGTGGCCCCGGCTACCTGCACACCCTGGTCAACTCCGTCCCGACCGCGGCCAACGCCGAGTACTACGCCCAGATCGTGCACGAGCGCGCGGTGCTCCGCCGCCTGGTCGAGGCCGGCACCCGGATCGCCGGCATGGGCTACGCCGCCGAGGGCGACGTCGACGAGATCGTCAACGCCGCCCAGGCCGAGATCTACGCCGTCACCGAGCAGCGCACCAGCGAGGACTACGCCCCGCTCGCCGACATCATGGAGGGCGCCCTCGACGAGATCGAGGCGATCGGCTCCCGCCAGGGCCAGATGTCCGGCGTCCCGACCGGCTTCGCCGACCTGGACGCGCTCACCAACGGCCTGCACCCGGGCCAGATGATCGTCATCGCGGCCCGCCCCGCGATGGGCAAGTCGACGCTGGCGCTGGACTTCTCCCGGGCCTGCTCGATCACCAACGGCCTGCCCAGCGTGATCTTCTCGCTCGAAATGGGGCGCAACGAGATCGCCATGCGCCTGCTCTCGGCCGAGGCGCGGGTCGCCCTGCACCACATGCGCTCCGGCAACATGACCGACGACGACTGGACCAGGGTGGCCCGGCGGATGCCGGACGTGACGGCCGCACCGCTCTTCATCGACGACTCGCCCAACCTGTCGATGATGGAGATCCGCGCCAAGTGCCGCCGGCTGAAGCAGCGTCAGGACCTCAAGCTGGTGGTCATCGACTACCTCCAGCTGATGCAGTCCGGTGGCTCCCGCCGCGCCGAGAGCCGGCAGCAGGAGGTCTCCGACATGTCCCGAAACCTCAAGCTGCTGGCCAAGGAGCTCGAGGTCCCGGTCATCGCGCTCTCCCAGCTGAACCGTGGTCCCGAGCAGCGCACCGACAAGAAGCCGATGGTCTCCGACCTCCGCGAGTCCGGCTCGATCGAGCAGGACGCCGACATGGTGATCCTGCTGCACCGCGAGGACGCCTACGAGAAGGAGTCCCCCCGGGCCGGCGAGGCCGACCTGATCGTCGCCAAGCACCGTAACGGCCCGACCGCCACCATCACGGTCGCCTTCCAGGGCCACTACTCCCGCTTCGTCGACATGACCCGGGACGTGACCTGA
- a CDS encoding AAA family ATPase, with product MSEDSVPGPANLALSRKEDFKAFAESPRRSRPDLLTRKQLKSLATQERADYDRRRRMWHANIGPVKTPQLAELHEDLWDIVDSNEQDGDKAKGAVAVDAFPGLGKTTSVLAFARDFHQREIDESGPFTSQGHERIPVCRVGLTGNTGMKDLNRAMLEFFGHPGQGRGTTAQFGRRVLDCVLSCDVRVLVLDDLHFLKWGQKSGIEVSNHLKWIANEFPVTLLMVGVELAEKGLFGEGTNGRDTALAQTGRRTTRLGLRPFTIDGEAGRWEWRQMLLALEQRVVLADKHPGMLADDLSDYLFARSTGHIGSLMTLINRGCQRAVRTGAERLDQELMDRVKNDEASEAARLELQVALEKKRLTSRPRSRSRRAA from the coding sequence GTGAGCGAGGACAGTGTTCCGGGGCCGGCCAATCTCGCCCTGTCGCGGAAGGAGGACTTCAAGGCGTTCGCCGAGAGTCCGCGCCGCAGCCGGCCCGATCTGCTGACCCGCAAGCAGCTGAAGTCCCTGGCCACACAGGAGCGGGCGGACTACGACCGGCGGCGCCGGATGTGGCACGCGAACATCGGCCCGGTCAAGACACCGCAACTGGCGGAGCTCCACGAGGACTTGTGGGACATCGTCGACAGCAACGAGCAGGACGGCGACAAGGCCAAGGGAGCGGTGGCCGTCGACGCGTTCCCGGGGCTCGGCAAGACGACCTCGGTGCTGGCCTTCGCCCGCGACTTCCACCAGCGGGAGATCGATGAGTCGGGCCCGTTCACGAGCCAGGGGCACGAGCGGATTCCTGTCTGTCGGGTCGGGCTGACCGGGAACACCGGGATGAAGGACCTCAACCGGGCCATGCTGGAGTTCTTCGGCCACCCCGGACAGGGGCGGGGCACCACCGCCCAGTTCGGACGGCGGGTGCTGGACTGCGTGTTGTCCTGTGATGTCCGTGTGCTGGTTCTGGACGATCTGCACTTCCTGAAGTGGGGGCAGAAGAGCGGCATCGAGGTGAGCAATCACCTGAAGTGGATCGCCAACGAGTTCCCGGTGACATTGCTGATGGTGGGGGTCGAGCTCGCGGAGAAGGGCCTGTTCGGTGAAGGCACGAACGGGCGCGACACCGCTCTGGCTCAGACCGGCCGTCGCACCACCCGTCTGGGGCTTCGCCCGTTCACCATCGACGGGGAAGCCGGGCGCTGGGAATGGCGGCAGATGCTGCTGGCTCTCGAACAGCGCGTCGTCCTTGCCGACAAGCACCCCGGCATGCTCGCGGACGACCTGTCGGACTACCTCTTCGCTCGCAGCACCGGACACATCGGTTCGCTGATGACGCTGATCAACCGCGGCTGCCAGCGGGCGGTCCGCACCGGCGCCGAACGGCTGGATCAGGAGCTGATGGACCGGGTGAAGAACGACGAAGCATCCGAGGCGGCCCGCCTCGAACTCCAGGTCGCGCTGGAGAAGAAGCGGCTGACCAGCCGCCCACGATCCCGAAGCCGACGAGCCGCATGA
- a CDS encoding TniQ family protein, translated as MRPPARTLPIRFPPLPGEALDSWLEAAARRMDTTLGDVLLHFGFPVRQRAGNQYHGIPADWTIFLDERLTAAVAHATGISSQAITALTLAHYDGRALRTSAGGRFVSRHVLWGRGRGSRFCPDCLASADGRWQLSWRLGFSFACTRHRRLLADCCPDCGRVPRQRPCSGRSVPRPELCGNPPVRPGGPVTVGCGSDLRRVPTLLLPPGHPVLTAQDRVMAAIDTMTASFGPYAATPQPTAAVLADIRALGIRFLADLPAEALGQWLPEDITTAYLSQGPAAAGQAGDRPGFMAPPRAADTAVAITGALNILQRPGIRPAGEALRGLLEAVRDELTQISVTSIDDWGQGISPVLQSVHLAALAPSLRPSEHLRYRTATQSPRRPTRTALAIEQRSRKIPTLFWPAWTVRLAPAEGIHARTLGPVLAALLLIPDGRVSLDQAAVLAGDVTDGIEISRLLQELDDLPHWPDIVTALTRLTDHLDADNTPIDYGRRRILDYTGLLPHDRWLEICLRTGTPPGAGRRERIARSQLFRRLSGLPAESFPDELGGLDCAEFRATSVRFTALQTPELAHALQQEALGFLASHDIHDEPVTWQPPTALLAGLSLPGPDPAHIDLPRLHQLVRERQHPVQHAAQVLGTTVEAIRQLLDEHPAPPPPMTKNTARATGHIRLQARRELPKETFTRLYLSEHRSLKQIATLTGFSRSVLTGLAREYGIPLRNGPQDYKRCGDVERDWLFEQYVHHRRTLPDLAREKGMSTANMARWARSHEIPLRPRGGGSHDAALRVPDATAKLPPILRLALTSPYAWQRLDRFLAAVSYPTMSEAAAALGINQSALVTQISRLERDLGHPLFERAERGRPMRLTPVGEEVATAARRLRRRVPIPRNESCRTGKAQSAHA; from the coding sequence ATGAGACCGCCGGCCCGCACCCTGCCGATCCGGTTTCCCCCATTGCCCGGCGAGGCCCTGGATTCCTGGCTGGAAGCGGCGGCCCGACGGATGGACACCACACTCGGCGATGTCCTGCTGCACTTTGGTTTCCCGGTCCGCCAGCGGGCCGGAAACCAGTACCACGGCATCCCGGCCGACTGGACGATCTTCCTCGACGAGCGGCTGACCGCTGCCGTCGCGCACGCGACCGGCATCAGCTCGCAGGCGATCACCGCACTGACGCTGGCCCACTACGACGGGCGGGCCCTGCGGACGAGTGCGGGTGGACGGTTCGTGTCGCGGCATGTCCTCTGGGGCCGCGGGCGGGGTTCCCGGTTCTGCCCGGACTGCCTTGCGAGCGCCGACGGTCGCTGGCAGTTGTCCTGGCGGCTCGGTTTCTCTTTCGCCTGCACCCGTCACCGCAGATTGCTGGCCGACTGCTGTCCGGATTGCGGGAGGGTTCCCAGACAGCGGCCCTGTTCGGGCCGCTCCGTTCCCCGGCCAGAACTCTGCGGCAACCCGCCAGTCCGGCCCGGTGGCCCGGTCACCGTCGGATGTGGCAGCGACCTTCGCCGTGTTCCGACACTCCTCCTGCCTCCCGGGCACCCCGTTCTCACAGCGCAGGACCGGGTGATGGCCGCCATCGACACCATGACCGCCTCCTTCGGCCCCTACGCGGCCACCCCGCAGCCGACGGCAGCCGTCCTGGCCGACATCAGGGCCCTGGGCATCCGCTTCCTGGCAGACCTCCCTGCCGAGGCCCTGGGGCAGTGGCTCCCCGAAGACATCACGACGGCATATCTCTCCCAGGGGCCCGCCGCTGCCGGGCAGGCGGGGGACCGCCCGGGCTTCATGGCCCCGCCGCGGGCCGCAGACACTGCGGTCGCGATCACCGGCGCCCTGAATATCCTGCAGAGACCCGGAATCCGTCCGGCCGGCGAGGCCCTGCGAGGCTTGCTGGAAGCTGTACGCGACGAGCTCACACAGATCTCGGTGACCAGCATCGACGACTGGGGACAGGGCATCAGCCCGGTGCTGCAGTCCGTGCACTTGGCCGCGCTCGCCCCGTCCCTGCGGCCCAGTGAGCACCTGCGCTACCGCACTGCGACCCAGTCGCCACGACGGCCGACCAGGACCGCGCTGGCCATTGAGCAACGCTCCAGGAAGATCCCCACGCTCTTCTGGCCGGCATGGACGGTCCGGCTCGCACCAGCCGAAGGAATCCACGCACGAACCCTGGGCCCCGTCCTCGCCGCCCTGCTACTGATCCCCGACGGCCGGGTCTCCTTGGATCAGGCCGCCGTCCTGGCCGGTGACGTCACCGACGGCATCGAGATCTCCCGCCTCCTCCAGGAACTCGATGATCTTCCGCACTGGCCGGACATCGTCACCGCCCTGACCCGGCTCACCGACCACCTCGACGCCGACAACACCCCCATCGACTACGGGCGGCGCCGAATCCTGGACTACACCGGCCTGCTTCCCCACGACCGTTGGCTGGAGATCTGTCTCCGTACAGGAACACCTCCGGGGGCTGGTCGGCGCGAACGCATCGCCCGCAGCCAGCTCTTCCGCCGCCTCAGCGGCCTGCCTGCCGAGTCATTCCCCGACGAACTGGGCGGGCTCGACTGCGCAGAGTTTCGGGCAACCTCCGTGCGGTTCACCGCTCTTCAGACCCCCGAACTCGCACACGCCCTCCAGCAGGAAGCCCTCGGCTTCCTGGCCTCGCACGACATCCACGACGAGCCCGTGACCTGGCAGCCTCCCACCGCCTTGCTGGCCGGTCTCTCCCTTCCCGGACCCGACCCGGCGCACATCGACTTGCCTCGCCTGCACCAGCTCGTCCGAGAACGTCAGCACCCCGTTCAGCACGCCGCCCAAGTCCTGGGCACGACTGTCGAGGCCATCCGGCAGCTCCTCGACGAACATCCAGCACCCCCACCCCCTATGACGAAGAACACCGCCAGAGCCACCGGCCACATCCGGCTCCAAGCCCGTCGGGAACTGCCGAAGGAGACCTTCACCCGCCTCTACCTCAGCGAACACCGCTCGTTGAAGCAGATCGCCACCCTCACCGGCTTCTCCCGCAGCGTCCTGACCGGCCTCGCCCGCGAATACGGCATCCCCCTCCGCAACGGCCCACAGGACTACAAGCGATGCGGTGACGTCGAACGCGACTGGCTCTTCGAGCAGTACGTCCACCACCGGCGGACCTTGCCCGACCTCGCCCGCGAGAAAGGCATGAGCACCGCGAACATGGCCAGGTGGGCCCGCAGCCACGAGATCCCGCTTCGGCCGCGCGGCGGGGGAAGCCATGACGCCGCCCTGCGGGTTCCCGATGCGACCGCCAAGCTGCCACCCATCCTGCGGCTGGCCCTCACCAGCCCCTACGCGTGGCAACGACTGGATCGCTTCCTGGCGGCCGTCTCCTACCCGACGATGAGCGAGGCTGCCGCAGCCCTCGGGATCAACCAGTCGGCGCTCGTGACCCAGATCAGCCGTCTCGAACGGGACCTCGGGCACCCCCTGTTTGAGCGCGCCGAGCGCGGCCGCCCGATGAGGCTGACACCGGTTGGCGAGGAGGTCGCCACCGCGGCTCGGAGGCTCCGGCGACGGGTGCCGATACCTCGCAACGAATCCTGCCGTACTGGCAAGGCACAATCGGCGCATGCCTGA
- a CDS encoding helix-turn-helix domain-containing protein, with translation MSRAATRVGVGTRFRYDGESVEVVEMAATTAGNEVVLKDGHGRLLRLSLKELLFSDRAAISPDGPGPAADDEGEIASVVLGQLDAEERQKVLERAGHVREVLTGYRSGSGELAADDEPKAAYATAVPMEARKAAKAAELGVTARTIERWVAGFLQHGEAGLAPRRTRSERSQTSVDDRWVETAVEVMVEHIDRSRPSRTMVIERTRARVIARFGEGVVPQPSRATAFRLMEELERRHPLFRLSTKRNRDIAGRPEGPYGKLRPTRPGEYLVMDSTRLDVFAFDPLTLKWVQAELSVGMDWYTRCITGIRLTPVSTKAADVSAVLFQSFRPRPAGRDWPRHAVWPEHGIPRTVLVDVEGVTGPGLASPPLVPETLVVDHGKVYVSEHLTSVCRRMGISIQPARLRTGRDKGPVERYFRTLREGLLQVLPGYKGPDIHSRGESPEDEAFFFLDELEAIIREWTATVYHCRPHSSLIDPGLPGLRMSPAKMFEHGMARAGYIEAPRDQDLAFEFLKTEWRTVQHYGVEIGRRRYSGPGLPEPGIRSPYDSPMKNGWPFQVDPDDITRIYFRDPVTGSWHTLVWEHAPSAEMPLSEDALMFARRLAASKYRFPDDRLAVADLLQRWNLGLGTTIAERRMALRLSREQAAIELPESEEEAVVSLPSVRKALGQDEEPAKPREPDMVAEAGDDDEADLEDLAAENDFYADALEDV, from the coding sequence GTGAGCAGGGCGGCGACCCGAGTCGGAGTTGGTACGCGCTTCCGCTACGACGGGGAATCCGTCGAGGTGGTGGAGATGGCCGCGACCACAGCGGGTAATGAAGTCGTCCTGAAGGATGGTCACGGGCGGCTTCTGCGGCTGTCGCTCAAGGAGTTGCTGTTCTCTGACCGTGCCGCGATCAGTCCTGATGGCCCGGGACCGGCCGCAGATGACGAAGGCGAGATCGCCTCCGTGGTCCTTGGGCAACTCGATGCGGAGGAGAGACAGAAAGTCCTGGAGCGAGCTGGGCACGTCCGCGAGGTACTGACCGGCTACCGCTCCGGCAGCGGGGAGTTGGCGGCCGACGACGAACCGAAGGCCGCCTACGCCACGGCAGTGCCGATGGAAGCGAGGAAGGCTGCCAAAGCTGCGGAACTTGGCGTGACGGCCCGCACCATCGAGCGCTGGGTCGCTGGATTTCTCCAGCATGGCGAGGCCGGCCTTGCACCGAGGAGGACGCGTTCGGAGCGGTCACAGACCTCGGTCGATGACCGGTGGGTGGAGACCGCGGTGGAGGTGATGGTCGAGCACATCGACCGGTCGCGGCCGTCGCGGACGATGGTGATCGAGCGGACCCGGGCCCGGGTGATTGCGCGGTTCGGTGAGGGAGTGGTGCCGCAGCCGAGTCGGGCGACGGCGTTTCGGCTGATGGAGGAGCTGGAGCGACGCCATCCGCTGTTCCGGCTGAGCACGAAGCGCAATCGGGACATTGCCGGTCGGCCGGAGGGCCCGTATGGCAAGCTGCGGCCCACGCGGCCGGGCGAGTACCTGGTGATGGACTCCACCCGTCTGGATGTCTTCGCGTTCGATCCGCTGACGCTCAAGTGGGTGCAGGCCGAGTTGAGCGTCGGGATGGACTGGTACACCCGCTGCATCACGGGGATCCGGCTCACGCCGGTCTCGACGAAGGCGGCGGATGTCAGCGCGGTGCTCTTCCAGTCGTTTCGGCCGAGGCCGGCGGGACGGGACTGGCCGCGGCACGCGGTCTGGCCCGAGCACGGCATTCCCCGCACCGTCCTGGTCGATGTCGAGGGCGTCACCGGGCCGGGGCTGGCCTCGCCGCCCCTGGTTCCCGAGACGCTGGTGGTCGACCACGGCAAGGTCTACGTCTCGGAGCATCTGACCAGCGTCTGCCGCCGTATGGGCATCTCCATCCAGCCGGCCCGCCTGCGGACGGGCCGCGACAAGGGACCGGTGGAGCGCTACTTCCGGACCCTGCGGGAAGGGCTGCTGCAGGTGCTGCCCGGCTACAAGGGGCCCGATATCCACTCGCGGGGCGAGAGCCCCGAGGATGAAGCGTTCTTCTTCCTCGACGAGCTGGAGGCGATCATCCGGGAGTGGACCGCGACGGTCTATCACTGCAGGCCGCACTCCAGTCTGATCGATCCAGGGCTGCCGGGGCTGCGGATGTCCCCGGCGAAGATGTTCGAGCACGGCATGGCGCGGGCGGGCTACATCGAAGCACCCCGCGACCAGGACCTGGCCTTTGAGTTCCTGAAGACCGAGTGGCGCACGGTCCAGCACTACGGGGTGGAGATCGGCCGCCGCCGTTACAGCGGCCCGGGCCTGCCGGAGCCGGGCATCCGCAGTCCCTACGACTCGCCGATGAAGAACGGCTGGCCGTTCCAGGTGGACCCCGACGACATCACCCGGATCTACTTCCGCGATCCGGTGACCGGGTCCTGGCACACGCTGGTCTGGGAGCACGCACCGTCGGCCGAGATGCCGCTGAGCGAGGACGCGTTGATGTTCGCCCGTCGGCTGGCCGCCTCGAAGTATCGCTTCCCCGACGACCGGCTCGCTGTCGCCGATCTGCTTCAGCGGTGGAACCTCGGGCTGGGCACCACGATTGCCGAGCGGCGCATGGCCCTGCGGCTCTCGCGCGAGCAGGCCGCCATCGAGCTTCCCGAGAGCGAGGAGGAGGCGGTCGTCTCGCTTCCGTCTGTACGCAAGGCCCTCGGTCAGGACGAGGAGCCCGCAAAACCGCGGGAGCCCGACATGGTGGCGGAGGCGGGGGACGACGACGAGGCCGATCTGGAGGACCTCGCTGCGGAGAACGACTTCTACGCCGATGCGCTGGAGGACGTGTGA
- a CDS encoding DUF6193 family natural product biosynthesis protein has protein sequence MADNDTLRTAPTDPVAAQWQLVREMKANHIDRALVEAAYANPVLRGLFPLVSHGSLQFSRCTGFPWSKDVPSIFPDHGGFRVIRLYEPGGQVIGSLTADAAVELVVSHLPADCGPAIDGTPDVLEPLS, from the coding sequence ATGGCCGACAACGACACGCTCCGGACAGCACCTACCGACCCTGTGGCAGCCCAGTGGCAGCTCGTGCGGGAGATGAAGGCGAACCACATCGACAGAGCCCTTGTAGAGGCGGCGTATGCAAACCCTGTCCTCCGGGGCCTGTTTCCGCTCGTCAGTCATGGATCGCTTCAGTTCAGCCGCTGCACTGGCTTCCCTTGGTCGAAAGACGTGCCCTCGATCTTTCCCGACCACGGAGGGTTCCGCGTGATTCGGCTGTATGAGCCGGGAGGGCAGGTCATTGGCTCCCTTACAGCCGATGCGGCCGTGGAGCTCGTAGTCTCGCACCTTCCTGCGGACTGCGGTCCTGCCATTGACGGAACACCCGACGTCCTCGAACCGCTCAGCTGA
- a CDS encoding IS256 family transposase has protein sequence MALSQSDLLRLMESLRSADGIELIRTLAQRILQELIEAEATARIGAEPGERTEARTTWRNGHRDKTLTTQAGDLELAIPKVRTGSFFPSLLERRRRIDQALYAVIMEAYVLGVSTRSVDDLVKALGADTGISKSEVSRICADLDEQLTAFRTRPLGHTRFPYIYLDATYCKARVNHQIVSRAVVVATGITEDGGREVLGVMVGDSETEVFWAEFLRHLRERGLTGVRLVIGDHHSGLVKAIRKVMLGAAYQRCRVHFLRNTFAIIPKDAAEMVAATIRTIFAQPTQAAVRAQLDTVADMLGKQFPKVKAMLLEAKDDLTAFAGFPERHWKKIQSTNPLERINREIKRRTDVVQVFPNDDALLRLVTAVLFEMHDEWIAFPRRYLPEGSMDQIYPAEHARDELPPTA, from the coding sequence ATGGCCTTATCCCAGTCTGACCTACTCCGCCTCATGGAGTCACTGCGTTCGGCCGACGGAATCGAGTTGATCAGGACCCTCGCCCAGCGGATCCTGCAGGAGCTGATCGAGGCCGAGGCCACCGCCCGGATCGGCGCCGAGCCCGGCGAGCGAACCGAGGCCCGTACGACCTGGCGCAACGGCCACCGGGACAAGACCCTGACCACGCAGGCCGGCGATCTGGAGCTGGCCATCCCCAAGGTCCGCACGGGCAGTTTCTTCCCCAGCCTGCTGGAGCGCCGGCGCCGCATCGACCAGGCCCTTTACGCGGTCATCATGGAGGCCTACGTCCTGGGCGTGTCCACCCGCTCGGTCGACGACCTGGTCAAAGCCCTCGGAGCGGACACCGGCATCTCCAAGAGCGAGGTCTCCCGGATCTGCGCTGACCTGGACGAACAGCTCACCGCCTTCCGCACCCGGCCGCTCGGCCACACCCGTTTCCCCTACATCTACCTGGACGCGACCTACTGCAAGGCGCGGGTGAACCACCAGATCGTCTCCCGGGCCGTGGTCGTCGCCACCGGCATCACCGAGGACGGCGGCCGCGAGGTGCTCGGGGTGATGGTCGGCGACAGCGAGACCGAGGTGTTCTGGGCCGAGTTCCTGCGTCACTTGCGCGAACGCGGCCTGACCGGGGTCCGCCTCGTCATCGGCGACCACCACAGCGGCCTGGTCAAGGCGATCCGCAAGGTCATGCTCGGAGCCGCCTACCAGAGATGTCGCGTCCACTTCCTGCGCAACACCTTCGCGATCATCCCCAAGGACGCGGCCGAGATGGTCGCCGCGACCATCCGCACGATCTTCGCCCAACCCACCCAAGCCGCGGTCCGAGCTCAGCTGGACACCGTCGCCGACATGCTCGGCAAGCAGTTCCCCAAGGTCAAAGCGATGCTGCTGGAGGCCAAGGACGACCTCACCGCCTTCGCCGGCTTCCCGGAGCGACATTGGAAGAAGATCCAGTCCACCAACCCGCTGGAGCGGATCAACCGCGAAATCAAACGCCGCACCGACGTCGTCCAGGTCTTCCCGAACGACGACGCGCTCCTGCGGCTGGTCACCGCCGTGCTGTTCGAGATGCACGACGAATGGATCGCCTTCCCCCGCCGCTACCTACCCGAGGGCAGCATGGACCAGATCTACCCCGCCGAACACGCCCGCGACGAACTACCGCCCACCGCATGA